Proteins from one Chromatiales bacterium genomic window:
- a CDS encoding thioredoxin domain-containing protein — protein sequence MNHLAGETSPYLLQHAENPVDWHPWNAAALERSRSENKPILLSIGYSACHWCHVMAHESFEDPATAAVMNRLFINIKVDREERPDLDRIYQTAHQMITQRAGGWPLTMFLTPDEQLPFFAGTYFPNDARYGMPAFADVLERVAAYYHANAAEVSQQGQQIRAALAQLEPAQTAATEALDDTPLTAFRQLIVRQFDREHGGFGGAPKFPHPATIQRLLHHWRSTAHEDKPDTEALFMAALTLNRMAEGGIYDHLGGGFCRYSVDRYWTIPHFEKMLYDNGPLLALYARMFQISGDETYRTIARDTAAWVLRDMRSPEGAFYSSLDADSEGQEGKFYVWTPGQVQALVDADEYAVLVPRFGLDQPANFAEPAHGISAWHLRICRSMEQIAEQTGQPVSAVRRLLLTGRAKLLRARNRRIAPGRDDKILTSWNALMIRGLAITARVLNSSSLADDAARSLDFIRTQLTADGRLRATSRDGQARLNAYLDDYAYLLDAVLELLQTRFSAEHLHYAIWLADCLLTHFEDSSNGGFWFTSHDHETLLHRPKQFADDAMPAGNGIAAFALARLGWLLGEVCYLDAAERTLRAGWQAMQEFPHGHCSLLEALDEYLAPPEIIIIRGADEEAASWAGTLGAAYNPHRMIFAIPNDASGLPDVLSVKAGSERTTAYVCRGMSCGPMVTDLKALLS from the coding sequence ATGAACCATCTGGCCGGCGAAACCAGCCCCTATCTGCTGCAGCATGCAGAAAATCCCGTCGACTGGCACCCGTGGAATGCCGCGGCGCTTGAGCGCTCGCGTAGCGAAAACAAGCCCATCCTGCTCTCGATCGGCTATTCGGCCTGTCACTGGTGCCACGTCATGGCCCACGAGTCTTTCGAGGATCCGGCCACGGCAGCGGTCATGAACCGGCTGTTCATCAACATCAAGGTAGACCGCGAAGAGCGCCCGGACCTCGACCGCATCTACCAGACCGCCCATCAAATGATCACGCAGCGCGCCGGCGGCTGGCCACTGACCATGTTCCTGACACCGGATGAGCAGCTGCCGTTTTTTGCCGGTACCTATTTTCCCAATGACGCGCGCTACGGGATGCCGGCCTTTGCCGACGTACTGGAGCGCGTCGCAGCCTACTACCACGCCAACGCGGCCGAAGTGAGTCAGCAGGGGCAACAGATACGTGCGGCACTGGCGCAACTCGAACCGGCACAGACCGCCGCAACCGAAGCGCTGGACGACACGCCGCTGACGGCTTTTCGACAGCTCATCGTCCGGCAGTTCGACCGTGAACACGGTGGCTTTGGCGGGGCGCCGAAATTTCCGCATCCGGCCACCATTCAGCGACTGCTGCACCACTGGCGCAGTACCGCCCATGAAGACAAACCGGATACCGAGGCACTGTTCATGGCCGCGCTGACCCTCAATCGCATGGCCGAAGGCGGCATCTACGATCATCTGGGTGGCGGCTTCTGCCGCTACTCGGTGGATCGCTACTGGACGATTCCGCACTTCGAGAAAATGCTCTACGACAACGGACCCTTGCTCGCACTGTACGCACGGATGTTCCAGATCAGTGGTGACGAGACTTACCGGACCATCGCGCGCGACACCGCCGCGTGGGTGTTGCGCGACATGCGGTCACCGGAAGGTGCCTTTTATTCGAGCCTGGATGCCGATTCCGAAGGCCAGGAAGGCAAGTTCTACGTGTGGACACCCGGGCAGGTCCAGGCACTGGTCGATGCGGATGAGTACGCGGTGCTTGTACCCCGATTTGGCCTGGACCAGCCGGCCAATTTTGCCGAGCCCGCGCATGGAATCAGCGCCTGGCATCTGCGCATCTGCCGGAGCATGGAACAGATCGCCGAACAGACGGGGCAACCGGTTTCAGCTGTACGCCGCCTGCTGCTGACCGGCCGGGCAAAGCTCCTCAGGGCGCGCAACCGCCGGATCGCACCGGGCCGCGACGACAAGATCCTCACCAGCTGGAACGCGCTGATGATCCGCGGTCTGGCCATCACCGCGCGCGTGCTCAACAGCAGCAGCCTGGCAGACGACGCAGCCCGCAGCCTCGATTTCATCCGGACGCAGCTGACGGCCGATGGCCGTCTGCGTGCCACCAGCCGCGACGGCCAGGCCCGCCTCAATGCCTATCTCGACGATTACGCTTATCTTCTGGATGCCGTCCTCGAACTGCTGCAGACGCGCTTCAGCGCGGAGCATCTGCACTATGCGATCTGGCTTGCCGACTGTCTGCTGACGCATTTCGAGGACAGCAGCAACGGCGGCTTCTGGTTTACCTCACACGATCATGAAACCTTGCTGCACAGACCGAAACAGTTCGCCGACGACGCCATGCCCGCCGGTAACGGTATCGCCGCCTTTGCACTGGCCCGGCTCGGCTGGCTGCTCGGCGAAGTATGCTACCTCGATGCAGCAGAACGCACACTGCGTGCCGGATGGCAGGCCATGCAGGAATTTCCGCACGGTCACTGCAGCCTGCTGGAAGCGCTGGATGAATACCTGGCACCGCCCGAGATCATCATCATCCGCGGTGCAGATGAAGAAGCCGCCAGCTGGGCCGGCACACTTGGCGCCGCCTACAATCCACACCGCATGATCTTTGCGATTCCGAACGATGCCAGCGGACTGCCGGATGTGCTGTCTGTAAAAGCAGGCAGCGAACGTACAACCGCGTATGTCTGCCGCGGAATGAGTTGTGGCCCAATGGTCACCGATCTGAAAGCACTGTTGAGCTGA
- a CDS encoding TonB-dependent receptor: MPPAPNRCIPGRGQPAIVRRRLKNSSLTSILLLLVGASLAAAEPIPEVVVTARKRSESLVSVPVSATVFSTDELESPAVVSLVDLTRFTPGVALNSATGRQATSYRPVFRGVTTVRNGVANASAGGTFVDGIYVSGGLLAAEMDNLERVEILRGPQSAQFGRNTYAGALNYVTRAPLAAPAASVKLTVAEHDTHEVSGWWSGPLVDDRTLLWIGAGHREYGGEWTNSRDGSSLGGEKSDEASAKLLLRPTDALDATLRLAWQHTDDEHFAMYLQPSTLNNCCERSADAPRARGYYIGKAQPENYLNLYTDLLEQNGGAGNQLDRTSGSLAINWRLDGMTLTSLTGLLRDRLESGFDSSYGGYDPSPPTMPGSFLIHEVRDFDDVSQELRLTSATDRPLRFIAGLYYYKGDAKTVSRDRIDPRPGPTLGTPIADSRGRDEVENHAVFGSLEYDFAPRWTAGIELRWAEDEVTVTTTPASATGCDSTRCNDTFRSLTPRFTLAWRAADDLTAYANIAKGTKPGDFNSKVPTLTDGSPDESYRVVNEETLWSYELGLKSAMLDDRLTLLLSTWYLEVADQQVTTLIELDSGGTASILVNAGKTDAYGIEAEVQAALTDNFSVHASYAWTRSEFDEYISPEEADLRGGNGSYADTQRLGDVSGKDSPRVPKHMASLAARYQRALTADTQWYAAADWTYESSKYAQEHNLIETGDRQLVGLQAGLQHGRWDASLWVRNLFDDDTPADVIRYFDGRYRSLATDPDGQPYNPPLPATPPGVARASSIPRGFAIPLAPGRQAGITVRLKF; this comes from the coding sequence ATGCCCCCTGCGCCGAACCGATGCATTCCAGGTCGGGGTCAGCCCGCGATTGTTCGTCGGCGTCTGAAAAATAGCAGTCTGACCTCGATTCTGCTGCTCCTGGTCGGCGCGAGCCTGGCGGCTGCAGAACCGATTCCCGAAGTGGTGGTGACGGCCCGCAAGCGCAGTGAATCGCTGGTGTCGGTACCGGTTTCCGCAACGGTGTTCTCGACGGATGAACTGGAGTCGCCGGCCGTCGTCAGCCTGGTCGATCTCACGCGCTTTACGCCGGGCGTGGCGCTGAACTCCGCGACTGGCCGGCAGGCCACTTCATACCGGCCGGTATTTCGCGGCGTCACCACCGTACGCAACGGCGTCGCCAATGCCAGCGCTGGCGGTACCTTCGTGGACGGCATCTATGTCAGCGGCGGCTTGCTGGCAGCCGAGATGGACAACCTGGAGCGCGTGGAGATCCTGCGAGGTCCGCAATCCGCACAGTTTGGCCGCAATACCTACGCCGGCGCGTTGAACTATGTGACCCGCGCACCGCTCGCGGCCCCGGCAGCTTCCGTCAAGCTCACCGTCGCCGAACATGACACCCATGAAGTATCGGGCTGGTGGAGCGGGCCACTGGTCGATGACCGTACCCTCCTGTGGATCGGTGCGGGGCACCGCGAATACGGCGGCGAATGGACCAACAGCCGGGACGGATCAAGCCTCGGCGGCGAAAAATCGGACGAAGCGAGCGCCAAGCTGCTGCTGCGGCCGACTGATGCCCTGGATGCCACGCTGCGGCTGGCCTGGCAGCACACCGACGATGAGCATTTCGCGATGTACCTGCAGCCGAGCACGCTGAACAACTGCTGCGAGCGCAGTGCCGACGCGCCGCGCGCCCGCGGCTATTACATTGGCAAGGCCCAGCCGGAAAACTACCTGAACCTTTATACCGACCTTCTTGAACAGAACGGTGGTGCCGGCAATCAACTTGACCGTACCTCAGGCAGTCTGGCGATCAACTGGCGTCTCGACGGCATGACGCTGACCAGCCTGACCGGCCTGTTGAGAGACAGGCTGGAAAGCGGCTTCGACAGCTCCTATGGCGGCTATGATCCCAGCCCGCCAACCATGCCAGGATCATTCCTGATTCACGAAGTCCGCGACTTCGATGATGTATCGCAGGAACTGCGCCTGACTTCGGCCACCGACAGGCCGCTGCGTTTCATTGCCGGACTCTACTACTACAAGGGTGACGCAAAGACCGTCAGCCGCGACCGTATCGACCCCCGACCGGGCCCGACACTCGGCACGCCGATAGCGGATTCCCGTGGCCGGGACGAGGTGGAAAATCACGCAGTATTCGGCAGCCTGGAATACGATTTCGCACCGCGCTGGACCGCAGGCATTGAATTGCGCTGGGCAGAAGACGAGGTGACAGTCACCACCACACCAGCCAGCGCAACCGGCTGCGACAGCACGCGCTGCAATGACACCTTCAGGAGCCTGACGCCGCGTTTCACGCTGGCGTGGCGCGCTGCGGATGATCTCACCGCCTACGCGAATATCGCCAAGGGAACGAAGCCCGGCGACTTCAACAGCAAGGTACCGACGCTGACCGACGGATCGCCCGACGAAAGCTACCGCGTCGTCAATGAGGAAACCCTCTGGAGCTACGAACTCGGCCTCAAGTCAGCGATGCTCGATGACCGCCTGACGCTGCTGCTGTCGACCTGGTATCTGGAGGTTGCAGACCAGCAGGTGACGACGCTCATCGAACTCGACAGCGGCGGAACCGCGTCGATACTGGTCAATGCGGGCAAGACCGACGCATACGGCATCGAGGCGGAAGTTCAGGCGGCACTGACCGACAATTTTTCCGTGCATGCCAGCTACGCCTGGACCCGTTCGGAATTCGACGAGTACATCAGCCCGGAGGAAGCGGATCTGCGCGGCGGCAATGGCAGCTATGCTGATACGCAGCGCCTGGGTGACGTGAGCGGCAAGGATTCGCCCCGCGTACCGAAGCACATGGCCTCGCTGGCGGCCCGCTATCAGCGGGCACTGACTGCCGATACGCAGTGGTATGCAGCCGCCGACTGGACATACGAGTCTTCCAAGTATGCCCAGGAACACAACCTGATCGAGACCGGTGACCGGCAGCTCGTGGGCCTGCAGGCCGGACTGCAGCACGGCCGCTGGGACGCAAGCCTCTGGGTACGCAACCTCTTCGACGACGACACGCCGGCGGACGTGATCCGCTACTTCGACGGGCGTTATCGCAGCCTGGCAACGGATCCGGATGGTCAACCCTACAATCCGCCGCTCCCCGCAACACCACCGGGCGTCGCGCGGGCAAGCTCCATTCCGCGTGGCTTCGCGATCCCCCTCGCGCCGGGCCGCCAGGCCGGAATTACCGTCCGCCTCAAGTTCTAG
- a CDS encoding c-type cytochrome, translating into MNNQSTLTRFRGRSLAVLAGTAAISLQLFAVQGLAASGEPEVHKAEVASAATGKGSKGEALFQANCAACHQANGQGLPGAFPPLAGSDYIAQNPKVLMEVTLQGKQGKMVVNGKEYNNIMPSMSYLSDADLSAITTYVLNSWGNPGGKITTKEIKKFREANDLQAKQGAGERHPGTGESEQIYQSAPIGIEPPERTAKVKAPPMTEAEFKQATQIYFERCAGCHGVLRKGATGKPLTIDLTQAKGTDYLKALIKFGSPGGMPNWGTSGQLSDDEIDLMARFLQHEPPQPPEWGMPEMKNSWKVLVPPEKRPTSPQNKLNLDNIFAVTLRDAGEVAIIDGDTKQIVTIIKTGYAVHISRMSHSGRYVYTIGRDGKTDLIDLWMNPPQTVAEIKVGLEARSVETSKYKGYEDKYAIAGAYWPPQYVIMDGATLEPLKIMSTRGMTVDTQEYHPEPRVAAIVASHQHPEFIVNVKETGRILLVDYSDINNLSVTTINAARFLHDGGWDSTLRYFLTAANKSNMVAVIDSKDRKLTAMVPVDEIPHPGRGANFIHPEFGPVWVTSALGNDKITMIGTDPDKHGQYAWKVVKVLKGQGGGSLFVKTNPKSRNLWVDTPLNPDEKIAQTVAVFDINNLDAGYKVLPIAEWAKLGPGPKRVVQPEYNKAGNEVWFSVWSGQADESAIVIVDDKTRKLKKVIKGPKIITPTGKFNVHNTVHDIY; encoded by the coding sequence ATGAATAATCAGTCGACGTTGACCCGTTTCAGGGGGCGTAGCCTGGCGGTACTGGCAGGAACTGCAGCAATTTCATTGCAGCTTTTTGCAGTACAGGGGCTTGCGGCATCAGGGGAACCGGAAGTACACAAGGCCGAGGTCGCCAGTGCGGCCACCGGCAAGGGCAGCAAGGGCGAGGCACTGTTCCAGGCCAACTGCGCCGCCTGTCACCAGGCCAACGGGCAGGGGCTGCCCGGCGCATTTCCGCCGCTGGCCGGTTCCGACTACATCGCCCAGAACCCGAAGGTGCTGATGGAAGTCACCCTCCAGGGCAAGCAGGGCAAGATGGTCGTCAACGGCAAGGAATACAACAACATCATGCCGTCGATGAGCTATCTCAGCGACGCGGACCTCTCGGCGATCACCACCTACGTCCTGAACAGCTGGGGCAATCCCGGTGGCAAGATCACGACGAAAGAGATCAAGAAGTTCCGCGAGGCCAATGACCTGCAGGCCAAGCAGGGCGCAGGCGAGCGTCACCCCGGCACCGGTGAATCCGAGCAGATCTACCAGTCGGCACCGATCGGCATAGAGCCCCCGGAGCGGACGGCAAAGGTCAAGGCGCCGCCGATGACCGAGGCAGAATTCAAGCAGGCCACGCAGATCTACTTCGAGCGCTGCGCAGGCTGCCATGGCGTGCTGCGCAAGGGTGCAACCGGCAAGCCGCTGACCATCGATCTCACCCAGGCCAAGGGCACCGATTACCTCAAGGCACTGATCAAGTTCGGCTCACCGGGCGGCATGCCCAACTGGGGTACGTCCGGACAGCTGTCGGATGACGAGATCGACCTGATGGCGCGCTTTCTCCAGCACGAGCCGCCACAGCCTCCGGAATGGGGCATGCCGGAAATGAAGAACAGCTGGAAGGTACTCGTACCGCCGGAAAAGCGCCCCACCAGTCCGCAGAACAAGCTGAACCTCGACAATATCTTCGCGGTCACGCTGCGCGACGCGGGTGAGGTTGCCATCATCGATGGGGACACGAAGCAGATCGTCACCATCATCAAGACCGGTTATGCAGTACATATCTCCCGCATGTCCCACTCCGGTCGTTATGTGTATACCATCGGCCGCGATGGCAAGACCGACCTGATCGACCTGTGGATGAATCCGCCGCAGACGGTCGCCGAGATCAAGGTCGGCCTGGAGGCGCGTTCGGTCGAGACCTCCAAGTACAAGGGCTACGAAGACAAGTACGCCATCGCCGGCGCCTACTGGCCGCCACAGTACGTGATCATGGATGGCGCCACGCTTGAGCCACTCAAGATCATGTCCACCCGCGGCATGACCGTCGACACGCAGGAGTATCATCCGGAGCCACGCGTAGCGGCGATCGTCGCTTCGCACCAGCACCCCGAGTTCATCGTCAACGTCAAGGAAACCGGCCGCATCCTGCTGGTGGACTACAGTGACATCAACAACCTCAGCGTCACCACCATCAATGCCGCCCGCTTCCTGCATGACGGTGGCTGGGACTCCACCCTGCGCTACTTCCTGACTGCGGCGAACAAATCGAACATGGTCGCGGTCATCGACTCAAAGGATCGCAAACTGACTGCCATGGTGCCGGTAGACGAGATTCCACATCCGGGCCGCGGCGCGAACTTCATTCACCCTGAATTCGGACCGGTCTGGGTCACCAGTGCGCTGGGCAACGACAAGATCACGATGATCGGTACCGATCCGGACAAGCATGGGCAGTACGCCTGGAAGGTCGTCAAGGTACTGAAGGGCCAGGGTGGCGGATCACTGTTCGTCAAGACGAACCCGAAGTCCCGCAACCTCTGGGTGGATACGCCGCTGAATCCGGATGAAAAGATTGCCCAGACGGTCGCGGTGTTCGACATCAACAATCTCGATGCCGGATACAAGGTGCTGCCGATTGCCGAATGGGCGAAGCTCGGACCCGGGCCGAAGCGCGTCGTACAGCCTGAATACAACAAGGCCGGCAACGAAGTCTGGTTCTCCGTATGGAGCGGCCAGGCCGACGAGTCCGCGATCGTGATCGTGGACGACAAGACCCGCAAGCTGAAGAAGGTCATCAAGGGGCCGAAGATCATCACCCCGACCGGCAAGTTCAACGTGCATAACACGGTTCACGACATCTACTGA
- a CDS encoding undecaprenyl-diphosphate phosphatase, with protein sequence MDSTLLLKALILGIVEGLTEFLPISSTGHLILAADLLGFNDDKGKIFEIVIQTGAMLAIVWEYRLRFSRVLGGMFSDAAAQRFIARLLVAFMPAAIMGLLFGSYIKAMLFRPVPVAIAFIAGAFVILWAEKRQHRTRVVEVDDMSWRDALLVGCAQCFALIPGTSRSGSTIIGGMLFGLSRRAATEFSFFLAVPTLVAAGAYDAWKNRALLDVHDIGLFGVGLVAAFVSAFLCVRWLLRFIVSHDFTIFAWYRIVFGLIVLGTAYGGIVNWSA encoded by the coding sequence ATGGACTCCACCCTCCTCCTCAAGGCCCTCATTCTCGGCATCGTCGAAGGGCTGACCGAATTCCTGCCGATTTCATCTACCGGTCACCTGATCCTTGCGGCTGACCTCCTCGGCTTCAACGACGACAAAGGCAAGATCTTCGAGATCGTGATCCAGACTGGTGCCATGCTGGCGATCGTCTGGGAATACCGGCTGCGCTTCAGCCGTGTTCTGGGCGGAATGTTCAGTGACGCCGCCGCACAGCGCTTCATCGCCAGGCTGCTGGTGGCCTTCATGCCGGCGGCGATCATGGGCCTGCTCTTCGGCAGCTACATCAAGGCGATGCTGTTCAGGCCGGTGCCGGTCGCCATCGCCTTCATTGCCGGTGCTTTCGTGATTCTATGGGCCGAGAAACGCCAGCACCGGACAAGGGTCGTCGAAGTCGACGACATGAGCTGGCGTGACGCCCTGCTGGTCGGCTGTGCCCAGTGCTTTGCACTGATTCCCGGTACCTCGCGGTCCGGATCGACGATCATCGGCGGCATGCTGTTCGGCCTTTCGCGGCGTGCAGCCACCGAGTTTTCATTCTTCCTTGCCGTTCCCACCCTGGTCGCCGCGGGTGCTTATGACGCCTGGAAAAATCGTGCGCTGCTGGATGTGCACGATATCGGCCTGTTTGGTGTCGGTCTGGTGGCGGCCTTTGTCTCGGCGTTCCTGTGCGTGCGCTGGCTGCTGCGCTTCATCGTGTCACACGATTTCACGATCTTCGCGTGGTACCGGATCGTGTTCGGCCTGATCGTCCTCGGCACCGCATATGGCGGCATCGTCAACTGGTCAGCATGA
- a CDS encoding type IV pilin protein produces MKSRMSGFTLIELLIVMVIASILMMIAVPSYQQSVIKSRRADGRIALNDVAQRLERCYTQFGAYDAAACGIADGDEITSKEGFYLVTATIEEGDIPGIATYSLSAAPQGAQADDTDCGDLELNAVGARSATGDNTAHCW; encoded by the coding sequence ATGAAATCCAGAATGAGCGGCTTCACGCTGATCGAGTTGCTGATCGTGATGGTGATTGCGAGCATCCTGATGATGATCGCCGTACCGAGCTACCAGCAAAGTGTCATCAAGAGCCGCCGGGCCGACGGGCGGATCGCCCTCAACGATGTCGCGCAGCGCCTCGAACGCTGCTACACGCAGTTTGGTGCCTATGATGCCGCGGCCTGCGGAATTGCCGATGGTGACGAGATAACCTCGAAAGAAGGCTTCTACCTGGTGACGGCGACGATTGAAGAGGGCGATATTCCGGGCATTGCGACCTATAGCCTGAGTGCCGCACCCCAGGGCGCACAGGCCGACGACACGGATTGCGGCGACCTCGAATTAAACGCTGTCGGCGCCCGTTCCGCGACGGGCGACAATACCGCGCACTGCTGGTAA
- a CDS encoding PilW family protein encodes MNGFNRQAFTGIRHQRGIGLVEIMIAVTLGIIVTGAVVQIYLSTKRQNDMQGGLSGRQEVSRYATQLIQRDLQMAGFRGCLRDLGTVVNTLNNPNDFLNNYARHVEGFEDVVSADLPGEITAGGNVVVADTDVLVIRTVDNPDLQLTANMVNSSGDPVTVIDLDPAAPDTPAAGDIMLVSDCGGSAIFEVTGFDEGSGTIAHEAGAGTPGNSSKNLARRYTAGAQLFTLRTTTYFIRNNAAGIPGLWRRVGSGAPQELAEGVEDMQILYGEDTIGNDQVPDLYRTADTVVNWNNVVSVQVALLVSSVREQVADADPRTFVLLNEAAVGPFSDGRLRQVVSFTVAVRNRLS; translated from the coding sequence ATGAACGGCTTCAACAGGCAGGCTTTCACCGGAATCAGGCACCAGCGCGGCATCGGCCTGGTCGAGATCATGATCGCCGTGACGCTCGGCATCATCGTTACCGGTGCAGTTGTGCAGATCTACCTGAGCACAAAGCGCCAGAACGACATGCAGGGCGGGCTCAGCGGCCGGCAGGAAGTCTCGCGCTACGCCACACAGCTGATCCAGCGGGATCTGCAGATGGCCGGCTTCCGTGGCTGCCTGCGCGACCTGGGGACTGTCGTGAACACGCTCAACAATCCGAACGACTTCCTCAACAACTATGCCCGGCATGTCGAAGGTTTCGAGGACGTGGTGAGCGCCGATCTGCCCGGCGAGATTACGGCAGGCGGCAACGTCGTCGTTGCAGATACCGACGTGCTGGTGATCCGTACGGTCGATAATCCGGATCTGCAGCTCACTGCCAACATGGTTAACAGTTCCGGCGATCCCGTGACGGTAATCGATCTAGACCCGGCCGCGCCGGACACTCCGGCTGCCGGAGATATCATGCTGGTCAGTGATTGCGGGGGGTCGGCGATATTCGAAGTTACCGGTTTTGATGAAGGTTCCGGCACCATCGCCCACGAGGCCGGCGCCGGCACGCCGGGCAACAGCAGCAAGAACCTGGCCCGCCGTTACACTGCCGGCGCACAACTCTTCACGCTGCGTACCACCACCTACTTCATACGCAACAACGCTGCCGGCATCCCAGGTCTCTGGCGGCGCGTCGGCAGCGGTGCCCCGCAGGAACTCGCCGAGGGCGTCGAAGACATGCAGATCCTGTACGGCGAAGACACCATCGGCAACGACCAGGTGCCCGACCTGTACCGGACTGCCGATACCGTCGTCAACTGGAATAACGTCGTCAGCGTGCAGGTTGCCTTGCTGGTATCCAGTGTGCGGGAACAGGTGGCTGACGCCGATCCGCGCACATTCGTTCTGCTCAATGAAGCGGCAGTCGGCCCGTTCAGCGATGGTCGTCTGCGGCAGGTCGTGAGCTTTACTGTGGCAGTGAGAAACCGCTTGTCATGA